In one window of Notolabrus celidotus isolate fNotCel1 chromosome 15, fNotCel1.pri, whole genome shotgun sequence DNA:
- the fubp1 gene encoding far upstream element-binding protein 1 isoform X6 → MADYSSVAPPSSNAGGGMNDAFKDALQRARQIAAKIGGDGVAAPPSNEFGYGGQKRPLEDAGGYFPMPNLNIDQPETKKVATNDAFSAMGGMGGPPRSISEEFKVPDGMVGFIIGRGGEQISRLQQESGCKIQIAPDSGGMPDRSVTLTGGPDSIQSAKRLLTEIVEKGRPAPAFNHNDGPGMTVQEIMVPASKAGLVIGKGGETIKSLQERAGVKMVMIQDGPQNTGADKPLRISGEPFKVQQAKEMVMELIRDQGFREQRGEYGSRVGSNGGDSLDVPVPRFAVGIVIGRNGEMIKKIQNDTGVRIQFKPDDGSTPDRIAQIMGPPDQAQHAAEIISDLLRSVQAGGPPGHGGGRGRGRGQGNWNMGPPGGLQEFTFTVPTMKTGLIIGKGGETIKGISQQSGARIELQRNPPPNADPNIKMFTVRGSPQQIDYARQLVEEKIGGPVTPMGGPHGPPGPHGGPGPHGPPGPPGPPGAPMGPYNPGPYNQGPPGPHGPPAPYQPQGWGNGYPHWQQGQPDPNKAAADANAAAWAAYYAQYSQQPQAPMTPTGGAPGTTQANGQGQQSQQPQDYTKAWEEYYKKQGQAAPQATAAAAAASQPGGQPDYSAAWAEYYRQQAAYYGTANPQSMGAAPQAPQGQ, encoded by the exons atgGCTGACTACAGCAGCGTGGCTCCCCCGTCCTCTAACGCCGGTGGTGGAATGAACGACGCTTTTAAAGACGCTCTGCAGCGAGCAAGACAG ATTGCAGCCAAGATTGGTGGTGACGGAGTAGCGGCACCCCCATCGAACGAATTCGGCTACGGAGGCCAGAAAAGGCCCCTGGAGGACGCTGGTGGGTATTTTCCCATGCCTAACCTGAATATCG ACCAACCAGAGACAAAGAAAGTGGCCACCAATGACG CCTTCTCAGCAATGGGAGGTATGGGAGGCCCACCAAG GTCAATATCTGAGGAATTCAAAGTTCCCGATGGGATGGTTGGATTCA TCATCGGAAGAGGAGGGGAACAAATCtcacgtctgcagcaggagtctGGATGTAAAATACAGATTGCACCTG ATAGCGGGGGCATGCCAGATAGGTCAGTGACATTAACAGGAGGACCAGACTCTATCCA GAGTGCAAAGAGACTACTAACAGAGATAGTAGAGAAGGGGCGTCCTGCTCCAGCATTCAATCACAACGACGGCCCAGGAATGACTGTCCAGGAGATTATGGTCCCTGCCTCTAAAGCTGGGCTCGTCATTGGGAAAGGGGGAGAAACCATCAAAAGCCTCCAG GAAAGAGCCGGAGTAAAGATGGTCATGATCCAAGATGGACCCCAGAACACAGGTGCAGACAAACCGCTGCGCATTTcaggagaaccttttaaagtcCAG CAAGCCAAAGAGATGGTGATGGAACTGATCAGAGATCAGGGCTTCAGGGAGCAGAGGGGGGAGTATGGTTCACGTGTTGGAAGCAATGGAGGAGATAGCTTAGAT GTTCCTGTCCCCCGCTTCGCCGTAGGAATTGTGATTGGCAGAAATGGAGAGATGATCAAGAAAATCCAGAATGACACGGGTGTCAGGATTCAGTTCAAACCAG ATGATGGCAGCACACCTGACAGGATAGCACAGATCATGGGCCCTCCTGACCAGGCGCAGCACGCAGCAGAGATCATCTCAGACCTGCTGAGGAGTGTACAAGCCGGCGGTCCCCCTGGACACGGTGGAGGCAGGGGTCGTGGTCGCGGGCAGGGAAACTGGAACATGGGCCCCCCTGGTGGCCTGCAGGAGTTTACCTTCACCGTCCCAACCATGAAGACTGGCCTTATCATTGGGAAAG GTGGTGAGACAATCAAAGGCATCAGCCAGCAGTCTGGGGCCAGGATCGAGCTGCAGAGGAACCCTCCTCCCAATGCTGACCCAAACATCAAAATGTTCACAGTCCGCGGCTCCCCCCAACAGATCGACTACGCCCGGCAGCTGGTGGAGGAGAAGATCGGG GGTCCAGTCACTCCAATGGGTGGGCCACATGGCCCCCCTGGTCCACATGGAGGCCCAGGCCCACATGGTCCTCCTGGGCCACCTGGACCCCCTGGGGCTCCCATGGGTCCATACAACCCTGGACCATACAACCAGGGACCTCCAGGACCTCA CGGTCCACCTGCGCCTTATCAGCCTCAGGGATGGGGCAATGGCTACCCACACTGGCAGCAGGGACAGCCTGATCCTA ATAAAGCCGCGGCCGATGCCAATGCGGCTGCCTGGGCAGCCTACTACGCTCAGTACAGCCAGCAGCCTCAGGCTCCCATGACCCCGACAGGTGGAGCTCCCGGCACGACTCAAGCCAACGGCCAAG GTCAACAGAGTCAACAACCTCAGGACTACACGAAGGCCTGGGAGGAGTATTACAAAAAACAAG GTCAAGCCGCCCCTCAGGCcacagcagcggcagcagcagcctctcAGCCAGGAGGCCAACCAGACTACAGTGCTGCCTGGGCGGAGTACTACCGTCAGCAGGCCGCGTATTACGGCACAGCCAACCCTCAGTCGATGGGAGCAGCCCCACAAGCCCCTCAG GGCCAGTAA
- the fubp1 gene encoding far upstream element-binding protein 1 isoform X5, producing MADYSSVAPPSSNAGGGMNDAFKDALQRARQIAAKIGGDGVAAPPSNEFGYGGQKRPLEDAGGYFPMPNLNIDQPETKKVATNDAFSAMGGMGGPPRSISEEFKVPDGMVGFIIGRGGEQISRLQQESGCKIQIAPDSGGMPDRSVTLTGGPDSIQSAKRLLTEIVEKGRPAPAFNHNDGPGMTVQEIMVPASKAGLVIGKGGETIKSLQERAGVKMVMIQDGPQNTGADKPLRISGEPFKVQQAKEMVMELIRDQGFREQRGEYGSRVGSNGGDSLDVPVPRFAVGIVIGRNGEMIKKIQNDTGVRIQFKPDDGSTPDRIAQIMGPPDQAQHAAEIISDLLRSVQAGGPPGHGGGRGRGRGQGNWNMGPPGGLQEFTFTVPTMKTGLIIGKGGETIKGISQQSGARIELQRNPPPNADPNIKMFTVRGSPQQIDYARQLVEEKIGGPVTPMGGPHGPPGPHGGPGPHGPPGPPGPPGAPMGPYNPGPYNQGPPGPHGPPAPYQPQGWGNGYPHWQQGQPDPSPDKAAADANAAAWAAYYAQYSQQPQAPMTPTGGAPGTTQANGQGQQSQQPQDYTKAWEEYYKKQGQAAPQATAAAAAASQPGGQPDYSAAWAEYYRQQAAYYGTANPQSMGAAPQAPQGQ from the exons atgGCTGACTACAGCAGCGTGGCTCCCCCGTCCTCTAACGCCGGTGGTGGAATGAACGACGCTTTTAAAGACGCTCTGCAGCGAGCAAGACAG ATTGCAGCCAAGATTGGTGGTGACGGAGTAGCGGCACCCCCATCGAACGAATTCGGCTACGGAGGCCAGAAAAGGCCCCTGGAGGACGCTGGTGGGTATTTTCCCATGCCTAACCTGAATATCG ACCAACCAGAGACAAAGAAAGTGGCCACCAATGACG CCTTCTCAGCAATGGGAGGTATGGGAGGCCCACCAAG GTCAATATCTGAGGAATTCAAAGTTCCCGATGGGATGGTTGGATTCA TCATCGGAAGAGGAGGGGAACAAATCtcacgtctgcagcaggagtctGGATGTAAAATACAGATTGCACCTG ATAGCGGGGGCATGCCAGATAGGTCAGTGACATTAACAGGAGGACCAGACTCTATCCA GAGTGCAAAGAGACTACTAACAGAGATAGTAGAGAAGGGGCGTCCTGCTCCAGCATTCAATCACAACGACGGCCCAGGAATGACTGTCCAGGAGATTATGGTCCCTGCCTCTAAAGCTGGGCTCGTCATTGGGAAAGGGGGAGAAACCATCAAAAGCCTCCAG GAAAGAGCCGGAGTAAAGATGGTCATGATCCAAGATGGACCCCAGAACACAGGTGCAGACAAACCGCTGCGCATTTcaggagaaccttttaaagtcCAG CAAGCCAAAGAGATGGTGATGGAACTGATCAGAGATCAGGGCTTCAGGGAGCAGAGGGGGGAGTATGGTTCACGTGTTGGAAGCAATGGAGGAGATAGCTTAGAT GTTCCTGTCCCCCGCTTCGCCGTAGGAATTGTGATTGGCAGAAATGGAGAGATGATCAAGAAAATCCAGAATGACACGGGTGTCAGGATTCAGTTCAAACCAG ATGATGGCAGCACACCTGACAGGATAGCACAGATCATGGGCCCTCCTGACCAGGCGCAGCACGCAGCAGAGATCATCTCAGACCTGCTGAGGAGTGTACAAGCCGGCGGTCCCCCTGGACACGGTGGAGGCAGGGGTCGTGGTCGCGGGCAGGGAAACTGGAACATGGGCCCCCCTGGTGGCCTGCAGGAGTTTACCTTCACCGTCCCAACCATGAAGACTGGCCTTATCATTGGGAAAG GTGGTGAGACAATCAAAGGCATCAGCCAGCAGTCTGGGGCCAGGATCGAGCTGCAGAGGAACCCTCCTCCCAATGCTGACCCAAACATCAAAATGTTCACAGTCCGCGGCTCCCCCCAACAGATCGACTACGCCCGGCAGCTGGTGGAGGAGAAGATCGGG GGTCCAGTCACTCCAATGGGTGGGCCACATGGCCCCCCTGGTCCACATGGAGGCCCAGGCCCACATGGTCCTCCTGGGCCACCTGGACCCCCTGGGGCTCCCATGGGTCCATACAACCCTGGACCATACAACCAGGGACCTCCAGGACCTCA CGGTCCACCTGCGCCTTATCAGCCTCAGGGATGGGGCAATGGCTACCCACACTGGCAGCAGGGACAGCCTGATCCTA GTCCAGATAAAGCCGCGGCCGATGCCAATGCGGCTGCCTGGGCAGCCTACTACGCTCAGTACAGCCAGCAGCCTCAGGCTCCCATGACCCCGACAGGTGGAGCTCCCGGCACGACTCAAGCCAACGGCCAAG GTCAACAGAGTCAACAACCTCAGGACTACACGAAGGCCTGGGAGGAGTATTACAAAAAACAAG GTCAAGCCGCCCCTCAGGCcacagcagcggcagcagcagcctctcAGCCAGGAGGCCAACCAGACTACAGTGCTGCCTGGGCGGAGTACTACCGTCAGCAGGCCGCGTATTACGGCACAGCCAACCCTCAGTCGATGGGAGCAGCCCCACAAGCCCCTCAG GGCCAGTAA
- the fubp1 gene encoding far upstream element-binding protein 1 isoform X7, which produces MADYSSVAPPSSNAGGGMNDAFKDALQRARQIAAKIGGDGVAAPPSNEFGYGGQKRPLEDADQPETKKVATNDAFSAMGGMGGPPRSISEEFKVPDGMVGFIIGRGGEQISRLQQESGCKIQIAPDSGGMPDRSVTLTGGPDSIQSAKRLLTEIVEKGRPAPAFNHNDGPGMTVQEIMVPASKAGLVIGKGGETIKSLQERAGVKMVMIQDGPQNTGADKPLRISGEPFKVQQAKEMVMELIRDQGFREQRGEYGSRVGSNGGDSLDVPVPRFAVGIVIGRNGEMIKKIQNDTGVRIQFKPDDGSTPDRIAQIMGPPDQAQHAAEIISDLLRSVQAGGPPGHGGGRGRGRGQGNWNMGPPGGLQEFTFTVPTMKTGLIIGKGGETIKGISQQSGARIELQRNPPPNADPNIKMFTVRGSPQQIDYARQLVEEKIGGPVTPMGGPHGPPGPHGGPGPHGPPGPPGPPGAPMGPYNPGPYNQGPPGPHGPPAPYQPQGWGNGYPHWQQGQPDPSPDKAAADANAAAWAAYYAQYSQQPQAPMTPTGGAPGTTQANGQGQQSQQPQDYTKAWEEYYKKQGQAAPQATAAAAAASQPGGQPDYSAAWAEYYRQQAAYYGTANPQSMGAAPQAPQGQ; this is translated from the exons atgGCTGACTACAGCAGCGTGGCTCCCCCGTCCTCTAACGCCGGTGGTGGAATGAACGACGCTTTTAAAGACGCTCTGCAGCGAGCAAGACAG ATTGCAGCCAAGATTGGTGGTGACGGAGTAGCGGCACCCCCATCGAACGAATTCGGCTACGGAGGCCAGAAAAGGCCCCTGGAGGACGCTG ACCAACCAGAGACAAAGAAAGTGGCCACCAATGACG CCTTCTCAGCAATGGGAGGTATGGGAGGCCCACCAAG GTCAATATCTGAGGAATTCAAAGTTCCCGATGGGATGGTTGGATTCA TCATCGGAAGAGGAGGGGAACAAATCtcacgtctgcagcaggagtctGGATGTAAAATACAGATTGCACCTG ATAGCGGGGGCATGCCAGATAGGTCAGTGACATTAACAGGAGGACCAGACTCTATCCA GAGTGCAAAGAGACTACTAACAGAGATAGTAGAGAAGGGGCGTCCTGCTCCAGCATTCAATCACAACGACGGCCCAGGAATGACTGTCCAGGAGATTATGGTCCCTGCCTCTAAAGCTGGGCTCGTCATTGGGAAAGGGGGAGAAACCATCAAAAGCCTCCAG GAAAGAGCCGGAGTAAAGATGGTCATGATCCAAGATGGACCCCAGAACACAGGTGCAGACAAACCGCTGCGCATTTcaggagaaccttttaaagtcCAG CAAGCCAAAGAGATGGTGATGGAACTGATCAGAGATCAGGGCTTCAGGGAGCAGAGGGGGGAGTATGGTTCACGTGTTGGAAGCAATGGAGGAGATAGCTTAGAT GTTCCTGTCCCCCGCTTCGCCGTAGGAATTGTGATTGGCAGAAATGGAGAGATGATCAAGAAAATCCAGAATGACACGGGTGTCAGGATTCAGTTCAAACCAG ATGATGGCAGCACACCTGACAGGATAGCACAGATCATGGGCCCTCCTGACCAGGCGCAGCACGCAGCAGAGATCATCTCAGACCTGCTGAGGAGTGTACAAGCCGGCGGTCCCCCTGGACACGGTGGAGGCAGGGGTCGTGGTCGCGGGCAGGGAAACTGGAACATGGGCCCCCCTGGTGGCCTGCAGGAGTTTACCTTCACCGTCCCAACCATGAAGACTGGCCTTATCATTGGGAAAG GTGGTGAGACAATCAAAGGCATCAGCCAGCAGTCTGGGGCCAGGATCGAGCTGCAGAGGAACCCTCCTCCCAATGCTGACCCAAACATCAAAATGTTCACAGTCCGCGGCTCCCCCCAACAGATCGACTACGCCCGGCAGCTGGTGGAGGAGAAGATCGGG GGTCCAGTCACTCCAATGGGTGGGCCACATGGCCCCCCTGGTCCACATGGAGGCCCAGGCCCACATGGTCCTCCTGGGCCACCTGGACCCCCTGGGGCTCCCATGGGTCCATACAACCCTGGACCATACAACCAGGGACCTCCAGGACCTCA CGGTCCACCTGCGCCTTATCAGCCTCAGGGATGGGGCAATGGCTACCCACACTGGCAGCAGGGACAGCCTGATCCTA GTCCAGATAAAGCCGCGGCCGATGCCAATGCGGCTGCCTGGGCAGCCTACTACGCTCAGTACAGCCAGCAGCCTCAGGCTCCCATGACCCCGACAGGTGGAGCTCCCGGCACGACTCAAGCCAACGGCCAAG GTCAACAGAGTCAACAACCTCAGGACTACACGAAGGCCTGGGAGGAGTATTACAAAAAACAAG GTCAAGCCGCCCCTCAGGCcacagcagcggcagcagcagcctctcAGCCAGGAGGCCAACCAGACTACAGTGCTGCCTGGGCGGAGTACTACCGTCAGCAGGCCGCGTATTACGGCACAGCCAACCCTCAGTCGATGGGAGCAGCCCCACAAGCCCCTCAG GGCCAGTAA
- the fubp1 gene encoding far upstream element-binding protein 1 isoform X3 yields MADYSSVAPPSSNAGGGMNDAFKDALQRARQIAAKIGGDGVAAPPSNEFGYGGQKRPLEDADQPETKKVATNDAFSAMGGMGGPPRSISEEFKVPDGMVGFIIGRGGEQISRLQQESGCKIQIAPDSGGMPDRSVTLTGGPDSIQSAKRLLTEIVEKGRPAPAFNHNDGPGMTVQEIMVPASKAGLVIGKGGETIKSLQERAGVKMVMIQDGPQNTGADKPLRISGEPFKVQQAKEMVMELIRDQGFREQRGEYGSRVGSNGGDSLDVPVPRFAVGIVIGRNGEMIKKIQNDTGVRIQFKPDDGSTPDRIAQIMGPPDQAQHAAEIISDLLRSVQAGGPPGHGGGRGRGRGQGNWNMGPPGGLQEFTFTVPTMKTGLIIGKGGETIKGISQQSGARIELQRNPPPNADPNIKMFTVRGSPQQIDYARQLVEEKIGGPVTPMGGPHGPPGPHGGPGPHGPPGPPGPPGAPMGPYNPGPYNQGPPGPHGPPAPYQPQGWGNGYPHWQQGQPDPSPDKAAADANAAAWAAYYAQYSQQPQAPMTPTGGAPGTTQANGQGDPQAAGQSGQADYSKAWEEYYKKTGQQSQQPQDYTKAWEEYYKKQGQAAPQATAAAAAASQPGGQPDYSAAWAEYYRQQAAYYGTANPQSMGAAPQAPQGQ; encoded by the exons atgGCTGACTACAGCAGCGTGGCTCCCCCGTCCTCTAACGCCGGTGGTGGAATGAACGACGCTTTTAAAGACGCTCTGCAGCGAGCAAGACAG ATTGCAGCCAAGATTGGTGGTGACGGAGTAGCGGCACCCCCATCGAACGAATTCGGCTACGGAGGCCAGAAAAGGCCCCTGGAGGACGCTG ACCAACCAGAGACAAAGAAAGTGGCCACCAATGACG CCTTCTCAGCAATGGGAGGTATGGGAGGCCCACCAAG GTCAATATCTGAGGAATTCAAAGTTCCCGATGGGATGGTTGGATTCA TCATCGGAAGAGGAGGGGAACAAATCtcacgtctgcagcaggagtctGGATGTAAAATACAGATTGCACCTG ATAGCGGGGGCATGCCAGATAGGTCAGTGACATTAACAGGAGGACCAGACTCTATCCA GAGTGCAAAGAGACTACTAACAGAGATAGTAGAGAAGGGGCGTCCTGCTCCAGCATTCAATCACAACGACGGCCCAGGAATGACTGTCCAGGAGATTATGGTCCCTGCCTCTAAAGCTGGGCTCGTCATTGGGAAAGGGGGAGAAACCATCAAAAGCCTCCAG GAAAGAGCCGGAGTAAAGATGGTCATGATCCAAGATGGACCCCAGAACACAGGTGCAGACAAACCGCTGCGCATTTcaggagaaccttttaaagtcCAG CAAGCCAAAGAGATGGTGATGGAACTGATCAGAGATCAGGGCTTCAGGGAGCAGAGGGGGGAGTATGGTTCACGTGTTGGAAGCAATGGAGGAGATAGCTTAGAT GTTCCTGTCCCCCGCTTCGCCGTAGGAATTGTGATTGGCAGAAATGGAGAGATGATCAAGAAAATCCAGAATGACACGGGTGTCAGGATTCAGTTCAAACCAG ATGATGGCAGCACACCTGACAGGATAGCACAGATCATGGGCCCTCCTGACCAGGCGCAGCACGCAGCAGAGATCATCTCAGACCTGCTGAGGAGTGTACAAGCCGGCGGTCCCCCTGGACACGGTGGAGGCAGGGGTCGTGGTCGCGGGCAGGGAAACTGGAACATGGGCCCCCCTGGTGGCCTGCAGGAGTTTACCTTCACCGTCCCAACCATGAAGACTGGCCTTATCATTGGGAAAG GTGGTGAGACAATCAAAGGCATCAGCCAGCAGTCTGGGGCCAGGATCGAGCTGCAGAGGAACCCTCCTCCCAATGCTGACCCAAACATCAAAATGTTCACAGTCCGCGGCTCCCCCCAACAGATCGACTACGCCCGGCAGCTGGTGGAGGAGAAGATCGGG GGTCCAGTCACTCCAATGGGTGGGCCACATGGCCCCCCTGGTCCACATGGAGGCCCAGGCCCACATGGTCCTCCTGGGCCACCTGGACCCCCTGGGGCTCCCATGGGTCCATACAACCCTGGACCATACAACCAGGGACCTCCAGGACCTCA CGGTCCACCTGCGCCTTATCAGCCTCAGGGATGGGGCAATGGCTACCCACACTGGCAGCAGGGACAGCCTGATCCTA GTCCAGATAAAGCCGCGGCCGATGCCAATGCGGCTGCCTGGGCAGCCTACTACGCTCAGTACAGCCAGCAGCCTCAGGCTCCCATGACCCCGACAGGTGGAGCTCCCGGCACGACTCAAGCCAACGGCCAAG GTGACCCACAGGCTGCAGGTCAGAGTGGACAGGCAGATTACTCCAAGGCCTGGGAGGAATATTACAAGAAAACTG GTCAACAGAGTCAACAACCTCAGGACTACACGAAGGCCTGGGAGGAGTATTACAAAAAACAAG GTCAAGCCGCCCCTCAGGCcacagcagcggcagcagcagcctctcAGCCAGGAGGCCAACCAGACTACAGTGCTGCCTGGGCGGAGTACTACCGTCAGCAGGCCGCGTATTACGGCACAGCCAACCCTCAGTCGATGGGAGCAGCCCCACAAGCCCCTCAG GGCCAGTAA
- the fubp1 gene encoding far upstream element-binding protein 1 isoform X1, translating into MADYSSVAPPSSNAGGGMNDAFKDALQRARQIAAKIGGDGVAAPPSNEFGYGGQKRPLEDAGGYFPMPNLNIDQPETKKVATNDAFSAMGGMGGPPRSISEEFKVPDGMVGFIIGRGGEQISRLQQESGCKIQIAPDSGGMPDRSVTLTGGPDSIQSAKRLLTEIVEKGRPAPAFNHNDGPGMTVQEIMVPASKAGLVIGKGGETIKSLQERAGVKMVMIQDGPQNTGADKPLRISGEPFKVQQAKEMVMELIRDQGFREQRGEYGSRVGSNGGDSLDVPVPRFAVGIVIGRNGEMIKKIQNDTGVRIQFKPDDGSTPDRIAQIMGPPDQAQHAAEIISDLLRSVQAGGPPGHGGGRGRGRGQGNWNMGPPGGLQEFTFTVPTMKTGLIIGKGGETIKGISQQSGARIELQRNPPPNADPNIKMFTVRGSPQQIDYARQLVEEKIGGPVTPMGGPHGPPGPHGGPGPHGPPGPPGPPGAPMGPYNPGPYNQGPPGPHGPPAPYQPQGWGNGYPHWQQGQPDPSPDKAAADANAAAWAAYYAQYSQQPQAPMTPTGGAPGTTQANGQGDPQAAGQSGQADYSKAWEEYYKKTGQQSQQPQDYTKAWEEYYKKQGQAAPQATAAAAAASQPGGQPDYSAAWAEYYRQQAAYYGTANPQSMGAAPQAPQGQ; encoded by the exons atgGCTGACTACAGCAGCGTGGCTCCCCCGTCCTCTAACGCCGGTGGTGGAATGAACGACGCTTTTAAAGACGCTCTGCAGCGAGCAAGACAG ATTGCAGCCAAGATTGGTGGTGACGGAGTAGCGGCACCCCCATCGAACGAATTCGGCTACGGAGGCCAGAAAAGGCCCCTGGAGGACGCTGGTGGGTATTTTCCCATGCCTAACCTGAATATCG ACCAACCAGAGACAAAGAAAGTGGCCACCAATGACG CCTTCTCAGCAATGGGAGGTATGGGAGGCCCACCAAG GTCAATATCTGAGGAATTCAAAGTTCCCGATGGGATGGTTGGATTCA TCATCGGAAGAGGAGGGGAACAAATCtcacgtctgcagcaggagtctGGATGTAAAATACAGATTGCACCTG ATAGCGGGGGCATGCCAGATAGGTCAGTGACATTAACAGGAGGACCAGACTCTATCCA GAGTGCAAAGAGACTACTAACAGAGATAGTAGAGAAGGGGCGTCCTGCTCCAGCATTCAATCACAACGACGGCCCAGGAATGACTGTCCAGGAGATTATGGTCCCTGCCTCTAAAGCTGGGCTCGTCATTGGGAAAGGGGGAGAAACCATCAAAAGCCTCCAG GAAAGAGCCGGAGTAAAGATGGTCATGATCCAAGATGGACCCCAGAACACAGGTGCAGACAAACCGCTGCGCATTTcaggagaaccttttaaagtcCAG CAAGCCAAAGAGATGGTGATGGAACTGATCAGAGATCAGGGCTTCAGGGAGCAGAGGGGGGAGTATGGTTCACGTGTTGGAAGCAATGGAGGAGATAGCTTAGAT GTTCCTGTCCCCCGCTTCGCCGTAGGAATTGTGATTGGCAGAAATGGAGAGATGATCAAGAAAATCCAGAATGACACGGGTGTCAGGATTCAGTTCAAACCAG ATGATGGCAGCACACCTGACAGGATAGCACAGATCATGGGCCCTCCTGACCAGGCGCAGCACGCAGCAGAGATCATCTCAGACCTGCTGAGGAGTGTACAAGCCGGCGGTCCCCCTGGACACGGTGGAGGCAGGGGTCGTGGTCGCGGGCAGGGAAACTGGAACATGGGCCCCCCTGGTGGCCTGCAGGAGTTTACCTTCACCGTCCCAACCATGAAGACTGGCCTTATCATTGGGAAAG GTGGTGAGACAATCAAAGGCATCAGCCAGCAGTCTGGGGCCAGGATCGAGCTGCAGAGGAACCCTCCTCCCAATGCTGACCCAAACATCAAAATGTTCACAGTCCGCGGCTCCCCCCAACAGATCGACTACGCCCGGCAGCTGGTGGAGGAGAAGATCGGG GGTCCAGTCACTCCAATGGGTGGGCCACATGGCCCCCCTGGTCCACATGGAGGCCCAGGCCCACATGGTCCTCCTGGGCCACCTGGACCCCCTGGGGCTCCCATGGGTCCATACAACCCTGGACCATACAACCAGGGACCTCCAGGACCTCA CGGTCCACCTGCGCCTTATCAGCCTCAGGGATGGGGCAATGGCTACCCACACTGGCAGCAGGGACAGCCTGATCCTA GTCCAGATAAAGCCGCGGCCGATGCCAATGCGGCTGCCTGGGCAGCCTACTACGCTCAGTACAGCCAGCAGCCTCAGGCTCCCATGACCCCGACAGGTGGAGCTCCCGGCACGACTCAAGCCAACGGCCAAG GTGACCCACAGGCTGCAGGTCAGAGTGGACAGGCAGATTACTCCAAGGCCTGGGAGGAATATTACAAGAAAACTG GTCAACAGAGTCAACAACCTCAGGACTACACGAAGGCCTGGGAGGAGTATTACAAAAAACAAG GTCAAGCCGCCCCTCAGGCcacagcagcggcagcagcagcctctcAGCCAGGAGGCCAACCAGACTACAGTGCTGCCTGGGCGGAGTACTACCGTCAGCAGGCCGCGTATTACGGCACAGCCAACCCTCAGTCGATGGGAGCAGCCCCACAAGCCCCTCAG GGCCAGTAA